A genomic segment from Flavobacterium sp. 9R encodes:
- a CDS encoding GAF domain-containing protein: MTFQELQPKVIAITSNDTITRDEKLLAICQLLNESIEYYNWVGFYFANHDTKTLHLGPYVGAETEHTVIPFGKGICGQVAESNANFVVPDVAAQDNYIACSFTVKSEIVVPLFVNGVNIGQIDIDSHVIDPFTEADERFLEFVNEEIAKLF; this comes from the coding sequence ATGACATTTCAAGAATTACAACCAAAGGTAATTGCCATTACAAGCAACGATACTATTACTAGAGACGAGAAATTATTGGCCATTTGCCAACTTTTGAACGAATCGATTGAATACTACAATTGGGTAGGATTTTACTTTGCCAACCACGATACCAAAACCTTGCACTTAGGGCCTTATGTAGGAGCCGAAACAGAACACACTGTTATTCCCTTCGGAAAAGGAATTTGCGGACAAGTAGCTGAATCGAATGCGAACTTTGTAGTCCCAGATGTTGCAGCACAAGACAACTACATCGCCTGTAGCTTTACCGTAAAATCAGAAATTGTAGTGCCTCTATTTGTAAACGGGGTAAACATTGGCCAAATCGATATTGATAGTCACGTTATCGACCCTTTTACTGAAGCCGACGAACGATTCTTGGAGTTTGTGAATGAAGAAATTGCAAAACTATTTTAA
- a CDS encoding MBL fold metallo-hydrolase RNA specificity domain-containing protein, producing MKIVCIGGAGTVTGSKTLAESNGIRILIDCGQFQGVKPLRELNWEPLPVLPATIDFVLLTHGHLDHCGWLPRLVDQGFKGKIYCTSPTAAIAKLILLDSAKIQEEEANKANEGKYSKHQIAEPLYTVAQAEQVFSHFRVIQPKTAIALDAEIEAVFSNAGHILGACSIELHLENQYLVFSGDIGRDNDVLLFPPTLPHRGDYLFLESTYGNRLHPDTDPKLELEMYINNTIAKGGTVILPSFAVERAQSVMFLLWQLKEEGRIPSIPYVIDTPMGISMLDLFEHNAKWHKLTQEQYVGMCKMFTMVSDYKETIEIIYNKQPKVVIAASGMITGGRVLSYLERYIGLPETTVIIIGYQAEGTRGRKLLEGAQDIKIRGKYYEVKANIVEIEGLSAHGDQKDLLHWLSALENKPKKVFLVHGENQAADELRIKIQELYGFDCVVPMMGQTFDL from the coding sequence ATGAAAATTGTATGCATTGGAGGGGCAGGAACCGTTACAGGTTCTAAAACCCTCGCAGAAAGTAACGGAATTCGGATTTTGATTGATTGTGGACAGTTTCAAGGTGTCAAGCCCTTGCGGGAATTGAATTGGGAGCCTTTGCCTGTTTTGCCTGCTACCATTGATTTTGTTTTGCTGACTCACGGTCATTTAGATCATTGTGGCTGGTTGCCAAGATTAGTCGATCAAGGTTTTAAGGGAAAAATTTATTGCACAAGTCCCACGGCTGCTATAGCCAAATTAATTTTACTAGATAGCGCCAAAATTCAAGAAGAAGAAGCCAATAAAGCGAATGAAGGCAAGTATTCGAAACATCAAATTGCTGAACCACTTTATACTGTGGCTCAAGCCGAACAAGTGTTTTCCCATTTTAGAGTGATTCAGCCCAAAACGGCTATCGCTTTGGATGCCGAGATTGAAGCGGTTTTTAGTAATGCAGGACATATTCTAGGCGCTTGTAGTATCGAATTGCATTTAGAAAATCAGTATTTGGTTTTCTCAGGTGATATTGGGCGCGACAATGATGTGTTGCTATTTCCTCCAACATTGCCTCATCGAGGTGATTATCTGTTTTTGGAGAGTACGTATGGAAACAGATTGCACCCCGACACCGACCCTAAACTTGAGTTGGAAATGTACATCAATAACACTATTGCCAAAGGTGGAACGGTAATTTTGCCAAGTTTTGCCGTCGAAAGAGCTCAGAGCGTGATGTTTTTATTGTGGCAATTGAAAGAAGAAGGACGAATTCCTTCGATTCCCTATGTTATTGATACTCCAATGGGAATTAGTATGCTTGACCTTTTTGAGCATAATGCGAAATGGCACAAATTAACACAAGAACAGTATGTTGGAATGTGTAAAATGTTTACAATGGTTTCTGATTATAAAGAAACGATTGAGATAATTTATAACAAACAGCCAAAAGTAGTTATTGCTGCGAGTGGAATGATAACAGGAGGAAGAGTCTTGAGTTATTTAGAACGCTATATTGGTTTGCCAGAAACAACAGTAATTATTATCGGATATCAGGCGGAAGGAACTCGAGGTAGAAAATTATTAGAAGGAGCTCAGGATATCAAAATTCGCGGTAAATATTATGAGGTCAAAGCCAATATTGTAGAGATTGAAGGCTTGTCTGCTCACGGTGATCAGAAAGATTTATTGCATTGGCTATCGGCTTTAGAAAATAAACCTAAGAAAGTGTTTTTGGTGCACGGTGAAAATCAAGCGGCTGATGAATTGCGCATTAAGATACAAGAGCTATATGGCTTTGATTGTGTGGTTCCAATGATGGGACAAACGTTTGATTTGTAA
- a CDS encoding energy transducer TonB gives MSIKNCFILFFLLASSKIYSQNSTKKLFHIDKYLVTSNEKNFEYIKEIEEYDSDKKKYPIKIYYKSGKIYLIGTTLNKDKVILDGNCLYYYENGKRKRLANYENNILINKQYYYHENGVLKLESEFEVSKNKKESTLKILNYFDENNVQKVTNGEGEYVEEGWNDQTSTGTIKNFLKEGIWRGHLIGKKVSFTEQYNKGKLVVGHSLDSLNNKFTYNVVNERALPKKGMNDFYNYLKKNDIIPKNINGKITGKIIINIDINENGKLENVSAYTGDQYGITENAIQLISQYENWIPGKHRGVNVKTHLTLPIVFQ, from the coding sequence ATGAGTATAAAAAACTGTTTTATCTTATTTTTTCTATTAGCTTCCTCAAAGATTTATTCTCAAAACAGCACCAAGAAATTATTTCACATCGATAAATATCTAGTAACATCCAACGAAAAAAATTTTGAATACATAAAAGAAATCGAAGAGTATGACTCCGATAAAAAAAAATATCCAATAAAGATATACTACAAATCAGGCAAAATATATCTAATAGGAACTACTTTAAATAAGGACAAAGTTATCCTAGACGGTAATTGCTTATATTACTATGAAAATGGTAAAAGGAAACGACTAGCTAATTACGAAAACAACATCCTTATCAACAAACAGTATTATTATCATGAAAATGGAGTTCTCAAATTAGAATCAGAATTCGAAGTAAGCAAAAACAAAAAAGAGTCTACCCTGAAAATTCTTAACTATTTTGATGAAAATAATGTGCAAAAAGTAACCAATGGTGAGGGAGAATATGTAGAAGAGGGCTGGAACGATCAAACCTCAACTGGCACAATAAAAAACTTTTTGAAAGAAGGTATTTGGAGAGGACATTTAATAGGGAAAAAAGTCAGTTTTACCGAACAATACAATAAAGGCAAATTAGTTGTGGGCCATAGTCTTGACTCTTTGAATAACAAATTTACTTACAATGTCGTTAACGAAAGGGCCCTTCCCAAAAAAGGAATGAATGATTTTTATAATTATTTAAAAAAAAACGACATCATTCCAAAAAACATAAATGGTAAAATTACAGGCAAAATAATCATCAACATTGACATTAACGAAAACGGTAAATTAGAAAATGTTTCTGCATATACAGGAGACCAATATGGAATTACAGAGAATGCAATTCAATTAATTTCTCAATATGAAAATTGGATACCCGGAAAACATCGAGGGGTAAACGTTAAGACACATCTCACACTCCCAATTGTGTTTCAATAA
- a CDS encoding ATP cone domain-containing protein, which produces MKVVKYSGDTVDFNSNKLLKSLLKAGANPEQAQQIISTISAQLFDGMATKQIYKMAFALLKKNSNAHAARYNLREAIRMLGPAGFYFEKYIARLFESEGYLTKTNLVLQGKCVTHEIDVLIQKDSEMGMVECKFHAGREVASDVKVPMYILSRFNDLKTKSHPFFDSKSPLISCWIVTNNRFTSDAITFANCSGLQLLSWNYPENNCLKSKTDQNKLYPITCLTTLSLAEKEHLLQEDLLLVKDILTHSSVLNTIGLSSNRIQNVLKEARELCTT; this is translated from the coding sequence ATGAAAGTTGTCAAATATTCAGGGGATACAGTTGATTTTAATTCCAATAAGTTATTGAAATCACTACTAAAAGCAGGTGCCAATCCTGAGCAAGCCCAACAAATCATTTCGACCATAAGTGCACAACTTTTTGATGGGATGGCGACGAAGCAAATTTACAAGATGGCTTTTGCCTTGCTAAAGAAAAATTCAAATGCACACGCAGCGCGTTACAACTTGCGTGAAGCCATACGAATGTTAGGTCCAGCTGGTTTTTATTTTGAAAAATATATTGCCCGCCTTTTTGAATCGGAAGGCTATCTGACGAAAACCAATTTAGTTTTACAAGGAAAATGTGTCACCCACGAAATAGATGTTTTGATTCAAAAAGACTCGGAAATGGGAATGGTTGAATGCAAGTTTCACGCGGGTAGAGAAGTGGCTTCGGATGTAAAAGTGCCGATGTATATTTTGTCTAGATTTAATGATTTAAAAACAAAATCGCATCCTTTTTTTGATTCCAAAAGTCCTCTGATTTCGTGTTGGATAGTAACCAATAATCGATTTACGTCCGATGCCATCACTTTTGCAAATTGTTCAGGATTGCAACTTTTGAGTTGGAATTATCCCGAAAATAATTGTTTGAAGTCCAAAACGGACCAGAATAAATTATATCCTATTACCTGTTTGACTACTTTGTCTCTGGCCGAAAAGGAACATTTATTACAAGAAGATTTGTTGTTGGTTAAAGATATTTTGACCCATTCATCGGTTTTGAATACGATTGGTTTGAGTTCAAATAGAATACAAAATGTACTCAAAGAAGCAAGAGAATTGTGTACTACTTAG
- a CDS encoding tetratricopeptide repeat-containing sensor histidine kinase, with translation MKQLNSNKNKNITDYCHYFRGYSFLQIRLYKEAQNELNLISKEFKFHPLVTKNLGDASLELKEFQKAIYFFKESEKNFALNKHELDLSAIYSNIGSCYFHTKQFNKAEEYFIKSLRLIEKDKDKASVFALTMNLASLYYDQYKDKQAILYFKKGYNISKEIKDFDTKRIASKNMAVVEENRGNFKQALAYRKESEQWNDSLNNQNKVWALADYEKKYAVAQKQKQISVLKVENELKNTQRNTMFFSTIGLLLLLTGGVYVYGQKVKNAKIILSQKEKLDELNATKDQLFSIVSHDLRSSVNALKTSNTKLTSSLESKNYDELDKLLHQNSAIANGAYSLLDNLLHWALLQTQQLYFHKDSVHLFSIVQQIEYSYKPLLLEKTIVFENEVSKNCFIFVDLDSLKIILRNLLDNAIKFSPENSSIRFYSLDTPSEFHQLTIEDQGIGMSPETIAELLEDNELLAKKSNSEIIGTGLGMQLCKQMIKKNGGTLAIESELNKGTKMILSFPKTV, from the coding sequence ATGAAACAATTAAATTCTAATAAGAATAAAAATATAACTGATTATTGTCATTATTTCAGAGGCTATTCCTTTTTACAAATTCGGCTATACAAAGAAGCCCAAAATGAATTAAACCTCATTTCCAAAGAATTTAAATTTCATCCTTTAGTAACGAAAAATTTAGGAGATGCATCTCTGGAATTAAAAGAGTTTCAAAAAGCAATTTATTTCTTTAAAGAGTCTGAAAAAAATTTCGCATTAAACAAACATGAATTAGATCTAAGTGCGATTTATTCAAACATTGGCTCGTGCTATTTTCACACTAAGCAATTTAACAAAGCAGAAGAATATTTCATTAAAAGTCTTCGATTAATCGAAAAAGACAAAGACAAGGCTTCCGTTTTTGCATTAACCATGAATCTAGCTTCTTTATACTATGATCAATACAAAGACAAACAAGCAATTTTATATTTTAAAAAAGGCTATAATATATCAAAAGAAATAAAAGATTTTGACACTAAGAGGATTGCCTCCAAAAACATGGCTGTAGTCGAAGAAAACCGCGGCAATTTCAAACAAGCCCTAGCCTACCGCAAAGAATCTGAACAATGGAATGATTCCCTCAATAATCAAAACAAAGTCTGGGCACTCGCAGACTACGAGAAAAAATATGCGGTGGCTCAAAAACAAAAACAAATCTCGGTACTCAAAGTAGAAAATGAATTAAAAAACACGCAACGCAATACCATGTTTTTTTCTACCATAGGTTTACTGCTTCTTTTAACCGGTGGTGTTTATGTTTATGGACAAAAGGTTAAAAATGCTAAAATTATTTTAAGCCAAAAAGAAAAACTAGACGAGCTCAACGCAACCAAAGACCAACTGTTTTCTATTGTAAGTCACGATTTGCGTTCGTCAGTCAATGCACTCAAAACCAGCAACACCAAACTCACCAGTTCCCTAGAATCCAAAAACTACGACGAACTCGACAAACTCCTGCATCAAAACAGCGCGATTGCCAATGGCGCCTATAGTCTACTAGACAATTTGTTGCATTGGGCGTTATTGCAAACTCAACAATTATATTTTCATAAAGATTCGGTGCATTTGTTTTCTATTGTACAGCAAATAGAATACAGCTACAAACCCTTACTGTTAGAAAAAACAATTGTCTTTGAAAACGAAGTATCCAAAAACTGTTTTATCTTCGTGGATCTCGATTCGTTAAAAATCATTTTGCGCAACTTGCTGGATAATGCTATTAAATTCTCTCCAGAAAACAGCAGCATTCGTTTTTACAGCCTAGACACCCCATCCGAGTTCCATCAATTGACTATTGAAGATCAAGGCATCGGGATGAGCCCAGAAACCATAGCCGAGTTATTAGAAGACAATGAACTATTGGCCAAGAAAAGCAATTCAGAAATCATAGGAACGGGACTTGGAATGCAATTATGCAAACAAATGATCAAGAAAAATGGCGGCACACTCGCCATAGAAAGTGAACTCAACAAAGGCACTAAGATGATTTTATCATTCCCAAAAACGGTATAA
- a CDS encoding RNA polymerase sigma factor RpoD/SigA, translating into MRQLKITKQVTNRETASLDKYLQEIGKVDLITADEEVELAQKIKAGDQRALEKLTKANLRFVVSVAKQYQNQGLTLPDLINEGNLGLIKAAQRFDETRGFKFISYAVWWIRQSILQALAEQSRIVRLPLNKIGSINKINKMYALLEQSNERPPSAEEIAKELDMTVNDVKESMKNSGRHLSMDAPLVEGEDSNLYDVLRSGESPNPDRELIHESLRTEIERSLETLTPREADVVRLYFGLGDQHPMTLEEIGETFDLTRERVRQIKEKAIRRLKHTSRSKILKTYLG; encoded by the coding sequence ATGAGACAACTTAAAATCACCAAGCAGGTAACCAATCGTGAAACTGCATCATTAGACAAGTACTTACAAGAAATTGGAAAGGTAGATTTAATTACTGCCGATGAAGAAGTAGAATTAGCACAAAAAATCAAAGCCGGTGATCAAAGAGCCTTAGAAAAACTTACTAAAGCCAATTTACGTTTCGTAGTCTCTGTTGCTAAGCAATATCAAAATCAAGGATTAACATTACCCGATTTGATCAATGAAGGAAACTTAGGATTGATTAAAGCAGCACAACGTTTTGATGAAACTCGTGGTTTCAAATTCATTTCGTATGCAGTATGGTGGATTCGTCAATCGATTCTTCAAGCTTTAGCAGAACAATCTCGTATCGTTCGTTTGCCATTAAATAAAATTGGCTCTATCAATAAAATCAACAAAATGTACGCCTTATTAGAGCAATCTAATGAGCGCCCACCTTCTGCAGAAGAAATTGCAAAAGAGTTAGATATGACTGTAAATGACGTTAAAGAGTCTATGAAAAACTCTGGTCGTCACTTATCGATGGACGCCCCTTTAGTTGAAGGAGAAGATTCTAACCTTTATGACGTTTTACGTTCAGGGGAATCTCCAAACCCAGATAGAGAATTAATTCACGAATCATTGCGTACAGAAATTGAGCGTTCTTTAGAAACGCTTACTCCAAGAGAAGCAGATGTAGTTCGTTTGTATTTTGGTTTAGGTGATCAACACCCAATGACTTTAGAAGAAATTGGTGAAACATTTGACTTAACTCGTGAGCGTGTACGTCAAATTAAAGAAAAAGCTATCCGTAGATTAAAACACACTTCTAGAAGTAAAATCTTAAAAACCTATTTAGGATAA
- a CDS encoding polyribonucleotide nucleotidyltransferase: MIPQLFVEKIDLGDGRSITIETGHLAKQADGSVVVRMGDTMILATAVSARSANPAVDFLPLTVDYREKFAAAGRFPGGFFKREARPSDSEVLTMRLVDRVLRPLFPDDYHAETQVMIQLMSHDEEVMPDALAGLAASAALAVSDIPFYNLISEVRVARIDGKFVINPSREDLAKSDIDMMIGASMDSVAMVEGEMKEISEAEMVEAIKFAHEAIKVQIEAQYRLQAAFGKKETRTYEGEKENEEIYKKVKAAAYDKIYAIAKVGSAKHERSAAFAEVKEEVKALFTEEELAADGDLVSKYFYKTNKEAVRNVVLELGVRLDGRKTTDIRPIWCETDYLPRVHGSSLFTRGETQALATVTLGTSREANQIDSPSEQGEEKFYLHYNFPPFSTGEAKPLRGTSRREVGHGNLAQRALKNMIPADCPYTIRIVSEVLESNGSSSMATVCAGTMALMDAGVQMVKPVSGIAMGLITDGEKFAVLSDILGDEDHLGDMDFKVTGTADGITACQMDIKIEGLRYDIMEQALAQARDGRLHILGKLTETIAAPRTDVKAHAPKIITRTIPGTYIGALIGPGGKVIQELQKATGTTIVINEVDEQGVIEILGTDPAGIEAVLAKIASITFKPQMGEAYEVKVIKMLDFGAVVEYTSAPGNEVLLHVSELAWERTENVADVVKMGDVFQVKYLGIDPKTRKEKVSKKALVPRPPREEKKE; the protein is encoded by the coding sequence ATGATTCCACAATTATTTGTAGAAAAAATCGATTTAGGTGATGGCAGAAGCATCACAATCGAGACAGGACATTTAGCCAAACAAGCGGATGGTTCTGTAGTAGTTAGAATGGGCGACACGATGATACTTGCCACAGCAGTTTCAGCTCGTAGCGCTAACCCAGCGGTAGATTTCTTACCATTAACCGTAGATTACCGCGAAAAATTCGCAGCAGCAGGTCGTTTCCCAGGTGGTTTCTTCAAAAGAGAAGCACGTCCTAGCGACAGCGAAGTATTGACAATGCGTTTAGTAGACCGTGTTTTACGTCCACTTTTCCCAGACGATTACCATGCTGAAACACAAGTTATGATTCAGTTGATGTCTCATGATGAAGAAGTAATGCCAGATGCATTGGCAGGTTTAGCAGCATCTGCAGCATTAGCAGTATCTGATATTCCTTTTTACAATTTGATTTCAGAAGTACGTGTTGCACGTATTGATGGTAAATTTGTAATCAACCCAAGTAGAGAAGACTTAGCAAAATCAGACATCGACATGATGATTGGTGCTTCTATGGACTCTGTAGCTATGGTTGAAGGTGAGATGAAAGAAATCTCAGAAGCTGAAATGGTAGAAGCTATCAAATTTGCACACGAAGCAATTAAAGTTCAAATTGAAGCACAATATCGTTTACAAGCGGCTTTTGGTAAAAAAGAAACTCGTACTTACGAAGGAGAAAAAGAAAACGAAGAAATTTATAAAAAAGTAAAAGCTGCTGCTTACGATAAAATTTATGCTATCGCAAAAGTAGGGTCAGCTAAACACGAAAGAAGTGCTGCATTTGCTGAAGTAAAAGAAGAAGTAAAAGCTTTATTTACTGAAGAAGAATTAGCTGCTGATGGCGATTTAGTTTCTAAATATTTTTACAAAACTAACAAAGAAGCGGTTCGTAATGTCGTATTAGAATTAGGCGTACGTTTAGATGGTAGAAAAACAACTGATATTAGACCTATTTGGTGTGAAACAGATTATTTACCAAGAGTACACGGTTCTTCTTTATTTACTCGTGGAGAAACTCAAGCTTTGGCTACGGTAACTTTAGGAACTTCTAGAGAAGCGAACCAAATCGACTCTCCATCAGAACAAGGTGAAGAGAAATTCTATTTACACTACAACTTCCCTCCTTTCTCTACTGGTGAAGCAAAACCACTAAGAGGAACTTCAAGAAGAGAAGTAGGTCACGGAAACTTAGCACAACGTGCGTTAAAAAACATGATACCTGCTGATTGTCCTTATACTATTCGTATTGTTTCTGAAGTATTAGAATCAAATGGTTCTTCTTCAATGGCAACCGTTTGCGCAGGTACAATGGCCTTAATGGATGCTGGAGTTCAAATGGTAAAACCAGTTTCTGGAATTGCTATGGGATTGATTACTGACGGAGAAAAATTTGCGGTATTGTCTGATATTTTAGGTGACGAAGATCATTTAGGAGATATGGACTTTAAAGTAACTGGAACTGCTGACGGAATCACAGCTTGCCAAATGGATATTAAAATAGAAGGTTTACGTTACGATATCATGGAGCAAGCCTTGGCGCAAGCACGTGATGGACGTTTGCATATTTTAGGCAAATTGACTGAAACTATCGCTGCACCTAGAACTGATGTAAAAGCACACGCTCCAAAAATCATTACTAGAACTATTCCTGGTACTTATATTGGTGCCTTAATCGGACCTGGCGGAAAAGTAATTCAAGAATTACAAAAAGCTACAGGAACTACCATCGTAATCAACGAAGTAGACGAGCAAGGAGTTATCGAAATTTTAGGAACGGATCCTGCAGGAATCGAAGCTGTATTAGCAAAAATTGCTTCTATTACTTTCAAACCACAAATGGGAGAAGCGTATGAAGTTAAAGTAATCAAAATGCTTGACTTTGGTGCTGTGGTAGAATATACTTCTGCTCCAGGAAACGAAGTATTATTACACGTTTCTGAATTAGCTTGGGAAAGAACAGAAAATGTAGCCGATGTAGTAAAAATGGGCGATGTTTTCCAAGTGAAATACTTAGGTATCGATCCTAAAACTCGTAAAGAGAAGGTTTCTAAAAAAGCATTAGTACCTAGACCTCCACGCGAAGAGAAAAAAGAATAA
- the xrtF gene encoding exosortase family protein XrtF: MKNYWTLYKPFLKFIGAFLFSYILLTFLYQWYLSGYENNQLDGITRLVACHVEKVLQAFDSNSDVMYQQNTKISILMHQKEVATVIEGCNAISVVILFVSFVIAFAGRFRTTLLFLIGGSVLIYVLNVIRIAILSLLLYRFPAYEHLLHGVIFPLFIYGVVFILWFVWVNYFSTYAKKSTSK; the protein is encoded by the coding sequence TTGAAAAACTATTGGACGCTTTACAAGCCATTTTTGAAATTCATTGGGGCTTTTTTATTTTCTTATATCTTACTTACTTTTTTATACCAGTGGTATTTGTCTGGATATGAGAATAATCAATTGGATGGCATCACCAGGCTTGTGGCTTGTCACGTTGAAAAAGTCTTGCAAGCATTCGATTCGAATTCGGATGTAATGTATCAGCAAAATACCAAAATCAGTATTTTGATGCATCAGAAAGAAGTGGCTACCGTCATTGAAGGATGTAATGCTATAAGTGTTGTGATACTTTTTGTTTCTTTTGTGATTGCTTTTGCAGGAAGGTTTAGGACTACTTTGTTGTTTTTGATTGGAGGAAGTGTATTGATTTATGTGCTCAATGTGATTAGAATTGCGATTTTGAGTCTGCTCTTGTATCGTTTTCCAGCCTATGAGCACCTTTTGCACGGCGTTATTTTTCCTCTATTTATTTATGGGGTTGTTTTTATTCTTTGGTTTGTCTGGGTCAACTACTTTTCTACTTATGCTAAAAAATCTACTTCAAAATAA
- the rpsO gene encoding 30S ribosomal protein S15, with amino-acid sequence MYLTKEVKAEIFAKHGGKAENTGSAEGQIALFTHRISHLTEHLKKNRHDYNTERSLVLLVGKRRALLDYLKKKEINRYREIIKVLNIRK; translated from the coding sequence ATGTATTTAACTAAAGAAGTAAAAGCGGAAATTTTCGCGAAACACGGAGGAAAAGCAGAAAACACTGGATCTGCAGAAGGACAAATCGCTTTATTCACACACAGAATTAGCCACCTAACTGAGCACTTGAAAAAAAATCGTCACGATTATAACACTGAGCGTTCTTTGGTACTATTAGTAGGTAAAAGAAGAGCTTTGTTGGATTACTTGAAGAAAAAAGAAATCAACAGATACCGTGAGATTATCAAAGTATTGAATATTAGAAAATAA
- a CDS encoding LytTR family DNA-binding domain-containing protein gives MDTINILIIEDTPEESNALSKVLLENNYNIVGVARTFKEALTLFYNEKIDIAIIDVFLDGKPDGIAFAEAISIVPNTVKPFVFLTSSQDRQIFERAKLTKPFSFLMKPFNPLEILYAIEMAVEKFYAQSQVFQSEEQDTVVSNEYLFIKKKNALKKVALKDILYIEVEERYCNIITEKEKFVIMISLTKISGLLNPNEFIKTHRNYLVNVNKIEEIILADNLIIVQGGHKVNLSDTYKDFIKKMNILS, from the coding sequence ATGGACACCATCAACATTCTAATCATAGAAGATACGCCAGAAGAAAGCAACGCCTTGAGCAAAGTACTTTTGGAAAACAACTACAACATCGTTGGCGTAGCAAGAACATTTAAAGAAGCCTTAACGCTGTTTTATAATGAAAAGATAGATATTGCCATTATAGATGTTTTTTTGGATGGAAAACCCGACGGCATCGCTTTTGCCGAGGCGATTAGTATAGTTCCCAATACTGTAAAGCCTTTTGTGTTTTTGACCAGTTCGCAAGACCGTCAAATCTTCGAAAGAGCCAAACTCACCAAACCGTTTAGTTTCTTAATGAAACCTTTCAATCCATTAGAGATTTTATATGCTATTGAAATGGCAGTAGAAAAATTTTACGCTCAAAGCCAAGTCTTTCAAAGCGAAGAACAAGATACCGTGGTAAGTAATGAGTATTTGTTCATCAAGAAAAAAAATGCCTTAAAAAAAGTCGCTCTAAAAGACATTCTCTACATCGAAGTAGAGGAACGGTATTGCAACATCATTACCGAAAAAGAAAAATTTGTGATTATGATTTCGCTCACCAAAATTAGCGGTTTACTCAACCCCAATGAATTCATAAAAACCCATCGCAATTACTTGGTCAATGTAAACAAAATCGAAGAAATCATCCTTGCCGACAATTTAATCATCGTCCAAGGCGGACACAAAGTCAACCTAAGCGACACCTACAAAGACTTCATTAAGAAAATGAATATTCTCTCCTAA
- a CDS encoding exosortase F system-associated protein — MLKNLLQNKSKIILGLLLVFLFALIREFETQLFYDPFLAFFKGEYATLPLPKYEPFRLFLGLLLRYGLNSLLSLALLYVIFEDKDMVKFSGVLFVAFFVLLIVVLFCLLSFQNQNYLLLFYVRRFLIQPIFILLFIPGFYYQKRLK, encoded by the coding sequence ATGCTAAAAAATCTACTTCAAAATAAAAGCAAAATCATTCTTGGGTTGCTCTTGGTTTTTCTTTTTGCGCTAATTCGCGAATTTGAAACGCAATTGTTTTATGACCCTTTTTTGGCTTTTTTTAAAGGTGAGTATGCTACTTTGCCTTTGCCAAAATATGAGCCGTTTCGATTGTTTTTAGGCTTGCTTTTGAGATACGGATTGAATTCTTTGCTATCCTTGGCTTTGTTGTATGTTATTTTTGAAGACAAGGATATGGTTAAGTTTTCGGGTGTACTATTTGTAGCTTTTTTTGTTTTGCTAATAGTTGTCTTGTTTTGTCTTCTTTCTTTTCAGAATCAAAATTATTTGCTTCTTTTTTATGTACGAAGGTTTTTGATTCAACCTATTTTTATCCTGCTCTTCATTCCCGGATTTTATTATCAAAAGCGCCTTAAATAG